In one window of Cynocephalus volans isolate mCynVol1 chromosome 6, mCynVol1.pri, whole genome shotgun sequence DNA:
- the HYCC1 gene encoding hyccin isoform X1: MFTSEKGVVEEWLSEFKTLPETSLPNYATNLKDKSSLVSSLYKVIQEPQSELLEPVCHQLFEFYRSGEEQLLRFTLQFLPELIWCYLAVSASRNVHSSGCIEALLLGVYNLEIVDKQGHSKVLSFTIPSLSKPSVYHEPSSIGSMALTESALSQHGLSKVVYSGPHPQREMLTAQNRFEVLTFLLLCYNAALTYMPSVSLQSLCQICSRICVCGYPRQHVRKYKGISSRIPVSSGFMVQMLTGIYFAFYNGEWDLAQKALDDIIYRAQLELYPEPLLVANAIKASLPHGAMKSSKEGTKCIQVEITPTSSRISRNAVTSMSIRGHRWKRHGNAELTGQEELMEISEVDEGFYSRAASSMSQSGLSNSSQNCSNKTSVGKNQRRSGGSKTGGKEKETTGESCKDHFARKQTQRAQSENLELLSLKRLTLTTSQSLPKPSSHGLAKTAATVFSKSFEQVSGVTVPHNPSSAVDCGTGTDASRFSACSLQEEKLIYISERTDLPMKHQSGQQRPPSISITLSTD, encoded by the exons tTGCTAGAACCTGTCTGTCACCAGCTCTTTGAATTCTATCGCAGTGGAGAGGAACAATTGCTTCGATTTACACTGCAGTTTCTCCCAGAACTGATTTGGTGCTACCTTGCAGTCTCAGCTAGCAGAAATGTGCATAGCAGTGGATGCATTGAAGCTCTTCTTCTAGGGGTTTACAATTtg GAAATTGTTGACAAACAGGGACATAGCAAAGTATTGAGTTTTACAATCCCATCTTTATCCAAACCGTCTGTATATCATGAA CCGTCCAGCATTGGGTCCATGGCTCTGACTGAGAGTGCACTATCCCAGCATGGTTTGTCAAAAGTTGTGTACAGTGGACCTCATCCTCAAAGGGAGATGCTGACAGCACAGAATAG GTTTGAAGTGTTGACATTCCTTTTGTTATGTTACAATGCTGCTTTAACCTACATGCCCAGTGTTTCTCTTCAATCACTGTGTCAAATTTGTTCAAG AATCTGTGTTTGTGGATATCCTCGACAACATGTAAGAAAATACAAAGGTATAAGTAGCAGGATACCGGTTTCTTCAGGATTCATGGTGCAAATGTTAACAGggatttattttgcttt ttataatGGAGAATGGGATCTAGCTCAAAAAGCACTGGACGATATTATATACAGAGCCCAGCTAGAATTATATCCAGAGCCACTGCTG gTTGCTAATGCAATAAAGGCTTCATTGCCTCATGGTGCCATGAAATCTAGTAAGGAAGGTACAAAGTGTATTCAAGTTGAAATCACACCAACTTCCTCTAGAATATCTAGAAATGCAGTAACCAGCATGTCAATAAGAGGTCATAGGTGGAAAAGACATG GAAATGCAGAATTAACAGGTCAAGAAGAACTGATGGAGATATCTGAAGTTGACGAGGGATTTTATTCCAGGGCTGCGTCTAGTATGAGCCAGTCGGGTTTATCAAACAGTAGTCAAAATTGTAGTAACAAGACAAGTGTAGGAAAGAACCAGAGACGGTCGGGAGGAAGCAaaactggaggaaaagaaaaagaaactacaggGGAATCTTGCAAAGATCACTTTGCTCGAAAACAAACTCAGAGAGCCCAAAGTGAGAATCTCGAGCTTCTCTCTTTGAAGAGACTTACTTTAACAACCAGCCAATCCCTGCCTAAACCCAGCAGTCATGGCTTGGCTAAGACTGCAGCAACTGTATTTAGTAAATCCTTTGAACAAGTCAGTGGTGTCACAGTCCCACATAACCCATCGTCTGCTGTTGATTGTGGGACTGGGACAGATGCCAGTAGGTTTTCCGCTTGTAGTCTTCAAGAAGAAAAGCTTATTTACATTTCGGAGAGAACTGACCTTCCAATGAAGCATCAGTCAGGTCAGCAGAGGCCTCCTAGTATTAGCATTACTCTGTCCACAGATTAG
- the HYCC1 gene encoding hyccin isoform X2 — MFTSEKGVVEEWLSEFKLLEPVCHQLFEFYRSGEEQLLRFTLQFLPELIWCYLAVSASRNVHSSGCIEALLLGVYNLEIVDKQGHSKVLSFTIPSLSKPSVYHEPSSIGSMALTESALSQHGLSKVVYSGPHPQREMLTAQNRFEVLTFLLLCYNAALTYMPSVSLQSLCQICSRICVCGYPRQHVRKYKGISSRIPVSSGFMVQMLTGIYFAFYNGEWDLAQKALDDIIYRAQLELYPEPLLVANAIKASLPHGAMKSSKEGTKCIQVEITPTSSRISRNAVTSMSIRGHRWKRHGNAELTGQEELMEISEVDEGFYSRAASSMSQSGLSNSSQNCSNKTSVGKNQRRSGGSKTGGKEKETTGESCKDHFARKQTQRAQSENLELLSLKRLTLTTSQSLPKPSSHGLAKTAATVFSKSFEQVSGVTVPHNPSSAVDCGTGTDASRFSACSLQEEKLIYISERTDLPMKHQSGQQRPPSISITLSTD; from the exons tTGCTAGAACCTGTCTGTCACCAGCTCTTTGAATTCTATCGCAGTGGAGAGGAACAATTGCTTCGATTTACACTGCAGTTTCTCCCAGAACTGATTTGGTGCTACCTTGCAGTCTCAGCTAGCAGAAATGTGCATAGCAGTGGATGCATTGAAGCTCTTCTTCTAGGGGTTTACAATTtg GAAATTGTTGACAAACAGGGACATAGCAAAGTATTGAGTTTTACAATCCCATCTTTATCCAAACCGTCTGTATATCATGAA CCGTCCAGCATTGGGTCCATGGCTCTGACTGAGAGTGCACTATCCCAGCATGGTTTGTCAAAAGTTGTGTACAGTGGACCTCATCCTCAAAGGGAGATGCTGACAGCACAGAATAG GTTTGAAGTGTTGACATTCCTTTTGTTATGTTACAATGCTGCTTTAACCTACATGCCCAGTGTTTCTCTTCAATCACTGTGTCAAATTTGTTCAAG AATCTGTGTTTGTGGATATCCTCGACAACATGTAAGAAAATACAAAGGTATAAGTAGCAGGATACCGGTTTCTTCAGGATTCATGGTGCAAATGTTAACAGggatttattttgcttt ttataatGGAGAATGGGATCTAGCTCAAAAAGCACTGGACGATATTATATACAGAGCCCAGCTAGAATTATATCCAGAGCCACTGCTG gTTGCTAATGCAATAAAGGCTTCATTGCCTCATGGTGCCATGAAATCTAGTAAGGAAGGTACAAAGTGTATTCAAGTTGAAATCACACCAACTTCCTCTAGAATATCTAGAAATGCAGTAACCAGCATGTCAATAAGAGGTCATAGGTGGAAAAGACATG GAAATGCAGAATTAACAGGTCAAGAAGAACTGATGGAGATATCTGAAGTTGACGAGGGATTTTATTCCAGGGCTGCGTCTAGTATGAGCCAGTCGGGTTTATCAAACAGTAGTCAAAATTGTAGTAACAAGACAAGTGTAGGAAAGAACCAGAGACGGTCGGGAGGAAGCAaaactggaggaaaagaaaaagaaactacaggGGAATCTTGCAAAGATCACTTTGCTCGAAAACAAACTCAGAGAGCCCAAAGTGAGAATCTCGAGCTTCTCTCTTTGAAGAGACTTACTTTAACAACCAGCCAATCCCTGCCTAAACCCAGCAGTCATGGCTTGGCTAAGACTGCAGCAACTGTATTTAGTAAATCCTTTGAACAAGTCAGTGGTGTCACAGTCCCACATAACCCATCGTCTGCTGTTGATTGTGGGACTGGGACAGATGCCAGTAGGTTTTCCGCTTGTAGTCTTCAAGAAGAAAAGCTTATTTACATTTCGGAGAGAACTGACCTTCCAATGAAGCATCAGTCAGGTCAGCAGAGGCCTCCTAGTATTAGCATTACTCTGTCCACAGATTAG